One genomic window of Quercus robur chromosome 6, dhQueRobu3.1, whole genome shotgun sequence includes the following:
- the LOC126690390 gene encoding 2-oxoglutarate-dependent dioxygenase DAO-like, whose translation MEEEEGKCILVIDMQKLEEDDGEQLKRLREASEEWGCFRIVNQKIPSSLMSEMKKVVREVLDLPMEIKMRNTDVIAGSGYMAPTQVNPLYKALGLYDLASSQSLHTFSSQLDLSPHQRETIEMYAEAIHELAIDLGRMLAKSMGLASDLFKGWPCQFRINKYNFTPETVGSSGVQIHTDSGFLTILQDDENVGGLEVMDKSGAFVSVDPWVGTLLVNLGDVAKAWSNGRFCNVKHRVQCKEACIRVSIASFLLGPKEEAVEAPPELVDSDNPRQFLPFTYEEYRKLRISTKLQAGEALQFVRTNP comes from the exons atggaggaggaggaggggaaATGTATCCTAGTGATTGATATGCAGAAATTGGAAGAAGATGATGGAGAGCAACTAAAGAGACTGAGAGAAGCATCGGAGGAGTGGGGTTGTTTCAGGATTGTGAACCAGAAGATCCCCTCGAGTCTGATGTCAGAGATGAAGAAAGTAGTGAGAGAAGTGCTTGACCTTCCCATGGAAATCAAAATGCGCAACACAGACGTCATCGCCGGCAGTGGTTACATGGCTCCCACCCAGGTCAACCCTCTTTATAAGGCCTTGGGTCTCTATGATTTGGCCTCTTCTCAGTCTCTGCATACCTTTTCTTCTCAATTGGATCTCTCCCCTCACCAAAG AGAAACAATAGAGATGTATGCTGAAGCAATACACGAGCTGGCCATTGATTTAGGACGAATGTTGGCCAAAAGTATGGGTTTGGCTAGCGACTTGTTCAAGGGATGGCCTTGCCAGTTTAGAATTAACAAATACAACTTCACACCTGAAACTGTAGGATCCTCTGGTGTACAAATACACACGGATTCAGGATTCCTAACCATACTTCAAGATGATGAAAACGTGGGTGGTCTTGAAGTCATGGACAAGTCTGGTGCCTTCGTATCTGTGGATCCCTGGGTAGGCACCTTGCTTGTCAATCTTGGGGATGTTGCTAAG GCATGGAGCAATGGAAGATTTTGTAACGTGAAGCATCGAGTACAGTGCAAGGAAGCATGTATCCGAGTGTCAATTGCTTCATTTCTCTTAGGACCCAAGGAAGAGGCAGTTGAAGCCCCACCAGAACTTGTTGACTCTGACAACCCTCGCCAGTTTCTCCCTTTTACTTATGAAGAATATAGGAAACTCCGGATTTCCACAAAATTGCAAGCTGGTGAAGCCCTCCAATTTGTACGCACCAACCCATAA